In Candidatus Syntrophoarchaeum caldarius, one DNA window encodes the following:
- a CDS encoding nucleoside-diphosphate-sugar epimerase, whose product MLLVTGGAGFIGSNLVDRLLRDGRKVVIFDNFSSGRREFIEDILDRIELVEGDLLRPADIEAVFRDFKIEFVYHVAANPEVRIGEIDPGVHLEQNVIATHNLLEVMRTHAISDIAFTSTSTIYGEADVMPTPEDYGPLLPISTYGASKLAAEALITSYAHTFDMRAWIFRFANVVGKRSTHGVTCDFINKLKANPSELEILGDGRQEKSYMLVDDCVEGMIFAVENATNQINVFNLGSIDTIDVTAIADIVVAEMGLEDVTYNYTGGSRGWKGDVPRMMLAIDSLMQLGWKPRFNSRESIRMAAQYLLGTYL is encoded by the coding sequence ATGTTACTTGTAACAGGTGGTGCGGGCTTCATCGGGAGTAATCTTGTGGACCGGTTGCTTCGCGATGGGAGAAAAGTGGTGATCTTCGATAATTTTTCATCAGGGAGGCGCGAGTTTATCGAGGATATCCTTGACAGGATAGAACTTGTTGAAGGCGATCTTCTCAGACCAGCAGATATTGAAGCGGTCTTTCGGGATTTTAAGATTGAGTTCGTCTATCACGTTGCTGCAAACCCTGAGGTCAGGATCGGTGAGATAGATCCAGGTGTGCACCTTGAACAGAATGTGATCGCGACCCATAACCTGCTTGAGGTGATGCGGACCCATGCGATAAGCGATATCGCCTTCACATCAACATCCACGATCTATGGTGAGGCAGATGTCATGCCAACACCCGAGGATTACGGCCCACTTCTCCCGATCTCGACATACGGTGCAAGTAAGCTTGCAGCAGAGGCGTTGATAACTTCATACGCCCATACATTTGATATGCGGGCATGGATATTTAGATTCGCAAATGTGGTTGGTAAAAGAAGCACGCATGGTGTGACCTGTGACTTCATAAATAAGCTGAAAGCAAACCCATCTGAGCTTGAGATACTCGGTGATGGACGACAGGAGAAGTCGTACATGCTTGTTGATGACTGCGTCGAGGGGATGATATTCGCGGTCGAGAACGCCACGAATCAGATCAATGTATTCAATCTCGGATCCATAGATACGATAGATGTAACAGCGATTGCAGATATTGTGGTTGCTGAGATGGGGCTTGAAGATGTTACTTACAACTACACAGGCGGTTCACGTGGGTGGAAGGGGGATGTGCCTCGCATGATGCTGGCAATCGATTCATTGATGCAGCTTGGGTGGAAGCCAAGATTCAACTCACGTGAGAGCATCAGGATGGCAGCGCAATATCTACTTGGAACCTACCTGTAA
- a CDS encoding PAS/PAC sensor hybrid histidine kinase, which translates to MMDKARILVIDDVPSTRETIKDVLEEKGYRVFVAKGGREALEFLKSNPCDIVLLDLVMPEMNGIETLQAIREINEDIEVLIVTGYAEVETAIKAVNNGAFAYIQKPLRFSLLDHYLEEVVKKQETRRRLIESEKGYRYLAENAGDLIFVLDTEGNFTFVNKRAEEITGYTVDEMLSMNIRDLLADTSRKHALELLDKQMKGEQISPYEVSILKKDGDVAFFELNTSAIMHGSEITGVQGVARDITLRKTLERELKQQTRNARLYLDLMMHDITNINHALLGYLELLRTKKDLDEEKKTHYIDTMQSELRRAISLIENVKILSRLDEVKCELHPVDLVQVINEAVKTIKIKEWVDETEVMIRFDYEKGVDYTILADDLVISIFTNLVDNAIKYSLRGDVNIDIKLERDEKFVQVSVTDHGKGISDAEKKLIFQRYMRVDEGIKGTGIGLSLVCELVKRYNGMIWVEDRVKGDYSQGARFIVKFPVAEE; encoded by the coding sequence ATGATGGATAAAGCCAGAATCCTTGTCATTGATGATGTGCCAAGCACGAGAGAGACGATAAAAGACGTGCTTGAGGAGAAAGGGTATCGTGTTTTTGTGGCAAAGGGTGGAAGAGAAGCGCTCGAGTTCCTCAAATCGAATCCATGTGATATCGTGCTGCTTGATCTTGTCATGCCTGAGATGAACGGTATCGAGACATTGCAGGCGATCAGGGAAATCAATGAAGATATAGAAGTTCTGATTGTTACCGGGTATGCAGAGGTCGAAACCGCGATAAAGGCAGTGAACAATGGGGCTTTTGCCTATATCCAGAAACCACTCAGATTCAGTCTACTTGATCACTACCTCGAAGAAGTTGTAAAAAAACAGGAGACAAGAAGGAGACTCATCGAATCTGAAAAAGGATATCGTTACCTTGCAGAGAATGCGGGCGATCTCATCTTTGTATTAGATACAGAGGGAAACTTTACCTTTGTGAATAAACGGGCTGAAGAGATCACAGGATACACGGTCGATGAAATGCTCTCAATGAATATAAGAGATCTGCTCGCAGATACATCGCGTAAGCATGCACTTGAGCTGCTTGATAAACAGATGAAAGGGGAGCAAATTTCACCCTATGAAGTTTCGATCCTTAAGAAAGATGGTGATGTGGCTTTCTTCGAACTGAACACTTCAGCGATCATGCATGGGAGTGAGATTACAGGGGTTCAGGGTGTTGCAAGAGATATAACGCTCAGAAAGACGCTTGAAAGGGAGTTAAAGCAGCAGACAAGAAACGCACGCCTGTACCTTGATCTGATGATGCATGATATCACAAACATCAACCATGCTTTACTCGGCTATCTTGAACTTTTACGGACAAAAAAGGACCTGGATGAAGAGAAAAAGACGCACTACATTGATACGATGCAATCTGAACTCAGGCGAGCAATTTCACTGATCGAAAACGTCAAGATACTCTCAAGGCTCGATGAGGTGAAGTGTGAGCTCCACCCCGTGGATCTTGTTCAGGTAATCAACGAAGCGGTGAAGACGATCAAGATCAAAGAATGGGTGGATGAAACAGAGGTGATGATACGCTTTGATTATGAAAAGGGAGTAGACTATACCATCCTCGCAGACGATCTTGTAATCTCGATCTTCACAAACCTGGTTGATAATGCGATCAAGTACTCGCTTCGGGGGGATGTAAACATTGATATTAAGCTTGAAAGAGACGAAAAGTTCGTACAGGTTTCTGTTACTGATCATGGAAAAGGAATCTCGGATGCAGAGAAGAAATTAATATTCCAGCGATACATGCGGGTTGATGAGGGAATAAAGGGAACAGGAATCGGGCTATCGCTTGTATGTGAACTTGTGAAACGGTATAATGGAATGATATGGGTCGAGGATCGTGTGAAAGGAGATTATAGCCAGGGTGCGAGGTTTATTGTGAAGTTTCCAGTGGCAGAGGAGTGA
- a CDS encoding PAS/PAC sensor signal transduction histidine kinase yields MQNYINKRVFYILTRTDELGGMTENIYKLLINNLTDSVFILQGGQIIFANHAAIESWGFTEEELLSPDFDFMTLIHPDYRDHVREKMGQRPAQRDVCFSNIRMVRRSGEVRRVTFKSIPITNEGMPAIAVIIADLTKQKVAEESYHRSEEQLHELIDTFVDAVISVDTRMKIVRWNKGAERLFGYREDEILGESLMKIVPQKYRDLKRKGFIHFNRTGSGPVIGKTLELEGLKKDGTPVPVELSVSMSEAGGEYIATAIVRDISDRKAIEAEIKSAQTLIDSISNFAGIADRDGRLTFVNKRALEILDFTPEEVIGKFFWECQWFTSSEEIKRIVRSSIEASLSGRTQHSEISVFTKRGDRISIYFTTTPIYDDDENVVGVALEGVDITKLKEVEELYRTIINAGSAAKEGFALVQDIDGIEAKHVFVNDYYAELTGYTKEELYAMSGLDIIHPAIKDEVVDRYRRKMAGEDLPPYNEFEWVRKDGGVRSVGLSSAVATYQGKPAFLYYFRDITEEKKVQAVLDNYRLHLEELVFERTQELEEAYERLKRGERLATIGELAGTFAHEIRNPLGAIKNSVYYLDMVLASRSEKIDKHLFLMQQEISRIDKLISDLLYFSKVKTPIKEKLIIEDVINSAIEKVNIPPEVNVVIKRHHPIGTQFCADYHQLERVFLNLLTNAADAIEDGGTIEIRIRDEEEVAIMVSDTGCGIKKEVQDKIFEPLYTTKVHGVGLGLSICRQIVEAHGGKIEVESCEGAGTTFIMRFPRVI; encoded by the coding sequence ATGCAAAATTATATCAACAAGCGAGTTTTTTATATATTAACCAGGACAGATGAGTTGGGTGGGATGACAGAAAATATCTACAAGTTGCTCATAAATAACCTGACCGATTCGGTCTTTATTCTGCAGGGTGGGCAGATCATATTCGCAAATCACGCTGCAATTGAGTCATGGGGATTCACTGAAGAAGAACTGCTATCACCAGACTTTGACTTCATGACATTGATCCACCCTGATTACCGTGATCATGTGCGTGAAAAGATGGGGCAGCGACCGGCGCAGAGAGATGTGTGTTTCTCGAATATCAGGATGGTAAGAAGGTCTGGTGAAGTTAGGCGTGTAACTTTCAAGTCCATCCCAATCACGAACGAGGGCATGCCCGCCATCGCAGTGATAATTGCCGATCTTACCAAGCAGAAAGTCGCCGAAGAGAGTTACCACAGAAGCGAAGAACAGTTGCATGAACTGATCGATACATTTGTTGATGCTGTTATATCTGTTGACACTCGAATGAAGATCGTTCGCTGGAATAAAGGAGCAGAGCGATTATTCGGGTACAGAGAGGATGAGATCCTCGGAGAGAGCCTGATGAAGATCGTGCCTCAGAAATACAGAGATCTGAAGCGAAAGGGTTTTATTCATTTCAATAGGACAGGATCGGGCCCAGTTATCGGAAAAACTCTGGAACTTGAAGGGCTAAAAAAAGATGGCACACCTGTTCCAGTTGAGCTCTCAGTCTCGATGAGTGAGGCAGGGGGTGAATACATCGCAACCGCAATCGTAAGGGATATCTCAGATCGTAAAGCTATAGAAGCCGAGATCAAGAGCGCACAGACGCTAATAGATTCGATATCAAACTTTGCAGGGATAGCAGATCGTGATGGGCGGCTCACATTCGTTAACAAAAGAGCGCTGGAGATTCTTGACTTTACACCAGAGGAGGTGATCGGAAAGTTTTTCTGGGAGTGTCAATGGTTTACGTCATCAGAGGAGATTAAGAGAATCGTTCGATCCTCGATTGAGGCGTCGCTTTCTGGCAGAACGCAACATAGCGAGATCTCTGTATTCACAAAGAGGGGTGATAGAATTTCCATCTATTTCACAACCACCCCGATCTATGATGACGATGAAAATGTCGTCGGGGTTGCGCTTGAAGGTGTGGATATCACCAAGCTTAAAGAGGTGGAAGAACTTTACCGTACGATCATCAATGCCGGATCCGCGGCAAAAGAGGGTTTTGCTCTTGTACAGGATATTGATGGTATCGAGGCAAAGCATGTCTTTGTCAACGATTATTACGCCGAGCTTACAGGTTACACAAAAGAAGAGCTATACGCAATGTCAGGACTTGATATAATCCATCCTGCAATCAAAGATGAGGTTGTAGATCGATACAGGAGAAAGATGGCTGGGGAGGATCTTCCACCATACAACGAGTTTGAGTGGGTGAGAAAGGATGGAGGCGTGCGCAGTGTGGGTTTGAGCAGTGCTGTTGCAACCTACCAGGGTAAACCAGCGTTTCTCTACTACTTCAGGGATATAACCGAGGAGAAGAAAGTACAGGCAGTGCTTGATAACTACAGACTACATCTTGAAGAGCTTGTTTTTGAGCGAACACAGGAACTTGAGGAGGCTTATGAACGATTGAAACGTGGCGAGAGGCTTGCCACGATTGGAGAGCTCGCAGGGACATTTGCACACGAGATCAGGAACCCACTTGGTGCGATCAAGAACTCCGTATATTATCTTGATATGGTACTTGCATCAAGGAGTGAGAAGATCGATAAGCACCTGTTTTTGATGCAGCAGGAAATCTCAAGGATCGATAAGCTGATATCTGATCTCCTATACTTTTCCAAGGTTAAAACGCCGATAAAAGAGAAGCTTATCATCGAGGATGTAATAAACAGTGCGATTGAAAAAGTTAATATACCACCAGAGGTGAATGTGGTAATCAAACGCCACCATCCCATAGGAACACAGTTCTGTGCAGATTACCACCAGCTTGAGCGGGTCTTTCTCAACCTTCTCACAAACGCCGCTGATGCGATCGAGGATGGCGGAACGATCGAGATCAGGATAAGGGATGAAGAAGAGGTGGCAATAATGGTCAGCGATACTGGCTGTGGTATAAAGAAAGAGGTGCAGGATAAGATCTTTGAGCCTTTATATACAACAAAAGTGCATGGAGTAGGGCTTGGACTCTCGATATGTCGGCAGATCGTCGAAGCACATGGTGGTAAGATCGAGGTTGAGAGTTGTGAGGGGGCAGGAACAACCTTTATTATGAGGTTTCCACGGGTGATATGA
- a CDS encoding cobalt ABC transporter ATP-binding protein — translation MRPAISIKDLTYTYPDGTCALNGISAEILEGESVALLGPNGAGKSTLMLHLNGILGGGEGSVEIFGDRIGSVDLKEIRKRVGIVFQDPDDQLFMPTLFDDVAFGPRNLGIPENEVKERVGRALRKVGLEGFEDRLPHHLSFGQKKRAAFATILSMDPDIIVLDEPTSNLDPKSRSELIRVIAKLREEGKTLITATHDVNAVPEIADRVIVLNRIIIGEGTVREVLLDSNLLEAANLTTPDVVQLFELLGCFGYDCKNLPLSMDEAVTHLTRTIETANGKHVHLHIHEHTHQEIGEVREKYNHRHAHS, via the coding sequence ATGAGACCGGCAATCAGTATCAAAGATCTCACATACACGTATCCAGACGGGACGTGTGCACTGAACGGCATATCAGCTGAGATCCTGGAGGGCGAATCTGTTGCACTTCTTGGTCCAAACGGTGCTGGAAAGTCCACACTCATGCTCCATCTCAACGGAATTCTTGGTGGGGGTGAAGGTTCGGTTGAGATTTTTGGTGACAGAATAGGTTCGGTTGATCTGAAAGAGATTCGAAAAAGGGTTGGAATAGTATTTCAGGATCCTGATGACCAGCTATTCATGCCAACACTCTTTGATGATGTTGCTTTTGGTCCTCGAAACCTTGGAATACCTGAAAATGAAGTGAAAGAGCGGGTTGGGCGTGCACTTCGCAAAGTGGGGCTCGAAGGGTTTGAGGATCGGTTACCACACCACTTAAGCTTTGGGCAGAAGAAACGGGCTGCTTTTGCAACCATACTCTCGATGGACCCAGATATAATTGTTCTCGATGAACCTACCTCAAACCTCGACCCAAAGAGTCGATCCGAGTTGATACGTGTGATCGCAAAACTGCGAGAAGAGGGTAAGACGTTGATAACCGCAACACACGATGTCAATGCCGTTCCTGAGATAGCAGATCGAGTAATTGTCCTGAACCGAATAATAATTGGAGAAGGCACGGTGCGAGAAGTATTGCTTGATTCAAATCTTCTTGAGGCTGCAAATCTCACAACACCCGATGTTGTACAATTATTCGAACTTCTGGGATGTTTTGGATATGACTGCAAAAATTTACCGCTTAGTATGGATGAGGCGGTCACACATTTAACAAGAACAATCGAGACAGCAAACGGGAAGCATGTGCATCTTCACATTCATGAGCACACCCACCAGGAGATCGGTGAAGTGCGTGAAAAGTACAATCACAGACATGCGCATTCTTAA
- a CDS encoding ABC 3 transport family, which yields MIEILQYEYVQNALMATLLVSIACGIVGTYVVINRIVFISGGISHTAFGGIGLGYLIGVSPIITAIPFSIIAAIGIGLISKEAEVSEDTAIGILWTMGMALGIIFIGLSPGYAPDLIGYLFGNILTVPSFDLIIMLVLDLVIILLVILFYREFLAISFDEDFAEVVGIPTRWFYLLLLSLIALSVVVLVRVVGIILVIALLTIPAAICGQFTHNIRKMMLLSVAISVILTTTGFLLSYYLDLASGATIIMVLGIAFIISSLIKKGRYFSS from the coding sequence ATGATCGAGATTCTCCAGTATGAATATGTACAGAACGCACTCATGGCAACGCTGCTTGTGAGTATTGCCTGTGGGATCGTTGGGACGTACGTTGTCATAAACAGGATCGTCTTCATCAGTGGCGGAATCTCACATACTGCATTTGGCGGTATCGGGCTTGGCTACCTCATCGGTGTGAGCCCCATCATCACCGCAATTCCCTTCAGTATCATCGCAGCCATCGGCATTGGATTGATCAGTAAAGAGGCAGAAGTGAGTGAGGATACCGCAATTGGGATATTGTGGACGATGGGGATGGCGCTTGGGATTATATTCATCGGTTTAAGCCCTGGTTATGCCCCTGATCTTATCGGCTACCTCTTTGGAAATATACTCACAGTACCATCATTTGATCTGATAATAATGCTGGTTCTGGACCTCGTGATTATCCTCCTTGTGATCCTGTTTTACAGGGAATTCTTAGCAATCTCTTTTGATGAAGATTTTGCAGAGGTTGTTGGAATACCAACAAGGTGGTTTTACCTGCTTCTGCTCTCACTTATCGCACTGAGTGTTGTGGTTCTCGTCAGGGTCGTGGGCATCATCCTTGTCATTGCCCTCTTAACAATTCCTGCAGCTATATGTGGGCAATTTACCCACAACATCCGGAAGATGATGCTCCTGTCTGTTGCAATCAGCGTAATTCTAACCACAACAGGTTTCTTACTATCCTATTACCTTGATTTAGCCTCGGGTGCAACGATCATCATGGTGCTTGGAATAGCTTTTATCATATCATCACTTATAAAAAAAGGAAGGTATTTTAGTTCATGA
- a CDS encoding 8-oxoguanine DNA glycosylase, with amino-acid sequence MELKLKKYNPFNLDHTLNCGQVFRWEKCGEWWEGVVNGVLIRLKQDKNSLFFHTYPHSINHEFLVNYFRLDDDLSEILSLIDRDDGIKEAIRAHHGLRLIRQDPWECLISYIIATNSNIPAIKRRIKALAERFGDEIIFDEKTFHVFPEPSVVAKATPDELKKCGVGYRVKYLLETAKMISDDPDLLEELKKPGYEELREELLKLPGVGYKVADCVSLFAFNKLKAFPVDLWVRRVMYQNYLRKEIPINPETGKEKPLTRSEYDMLRAFAWDHFGEYAGYAQEYLFYYKRNEQAMVSK; translated from the coding sequence ATGGAGCTAAAACTCAAAAAATACAATCCATTCAATCTGGATCACACGCTAAACTGTGGTCAGGTTTTCAGGTGGGAAAAATGTGGTGAATGGTGGGAAGGAGTCGTGAACGGCGTTCTCATAAGGTTAAAACAGGATAAAAACAGCCTATTTTTTCATACATACCCTCACAGCATCAATCACGAATTTTTAGTGAATTATTTCCGCCTGGATGATGATCTCTCTGAAATTCTCTCACTGATCGATAGAGACGATGGCATCAAAGAGGCGATAAGGGCACACCATGGATTGCGACTCATAAGACAGGATCCATGGGAATGTCTGATCTCCTATATCATTGCAACAAACTCAAATATCCCTGCCATTAAGAGAAGGATAAAGGCACTTGCTGAGAGATTTGGAGATGAGATCATCTTTGATGAGAAAACTTTTCACGTCTTCCCCGAACCATCCGTAGTTGCAAAAGCCACTCCTGATGAATTAAAAAAATGTGGAGTTGGTTATCGTGTAAAATATCTACTTGAGACTGCAAAAATGATCAGTGATGATCCAGATCTTCTTGAAGAGTTAAAGAAGCCTGGATACGAGGAACTAAGGGAAGAACTCCTCAAATTACCGGGTGTCGGTTATAAAGTTGCGGATTGCGTCTCGCTATTTGCATTCAATAAACTGAAAGCGTTTCCTGTTGATCTCTGGGTGAGGAGGGTGATGTACCAGAACTATCTCAGGAAAGAGATCCCGATAAATCCTGAAACAGGAAAGGAGAAACCTCTCACCAGATCAGAGTATGATATGCTTCGTGCTTTTGCGTGGGATCATTTTGGTGAGTATGCAGGATATGCACAGGAATATCTATTTTACTACAAACGGAATGAGCAGGCGATGGTGAGTAAATGA
- a CDS encoding zinc ABC transporter ATP-binding protein has protein sequence MTEEIISIKNVWVYYGKIPVLEDVTLTIKQNDFLGVIGPNGGGKTTLLKVILGLIRPDQGEVKVFGKDPREGRRLIGYIPQYTRFDPNFPINVFDVVLMGRYRQIFKGYTQKDREITLDALETVGMDEFKDRQIGKLSGGEIQRVFMARALVREPKLLLLDEPTASIDPEMQKHFYELLADLKNRMAIVLVTHDISVVSTYIDEIACLNRRLFYHGKTEGGLGMLEDIYRCPVEMIAHGTPHRVLKTH, from the coding sequence ATGACGGAGGAGATCATCAGTATAAAGAATGTGTGGGTTTATTATGGCAAAATACCTGTCCTTGAGGATGTCACGCTCACAATAAAGCAGAATGATTTTCTTGGCGTTATAGGACCAAATGGGGGTGGGAAGACAACATTGTTGAAGGTCATTCTTGGGTTAATAAGGCCAGATCAGGGCGAAGTCAAAGTTTTTGGAAAAGATCCCAGAGAAGGCAGGAGATTGATAGGTTATATTCCTCAGTACACACGATTTGATCCAAACTTTCCAATAAACGTCTTTGACGTTGTCCTGATGGGAAGGTACAGGCAAATATTCAAGGGTTATACGCAGAAAGATCGTGAGATTACGCTTGATGCACTTGAAACAGTGGGCATGGACGAGTTTAAAGACAGACAGATCGGGAAACTCTCGGGTGGAGAGATACAGCGGGTTTTTATGGCAAGGGCACTTGTAAGAGAACCGAAGCTACTTCTTCTGGATGAGCCAACCGCAAGCATTGATCCAGAGATGCAGAAACACTTCTATGAACTGCTCGCAGATCTCAAAAACAGGATGGCGATCGTCCTTGTGACACATGATATCAGCGTTGTTTCAACCTACATCGATGAGATCGCATGCCTGAATCGGCGGTTGTTCTATCACGGTAAGACAGAAGGTGGACTGGGTATGCTCGAGGATATATACAGATGCCCGGTCGAGATGATCGCTCACGGAACGCCACACAGAGTGCTGAAAACGCATTAG
- a CDS encoding zinc ABC transporter substrate-binding protein has protein sequence MIVILLISSLSGCVNEDGMKNEKIGVLVTIPPQAEFVKSVGGERVDVMVMIPPGASPHAYTPTPSQLKAVSEAEIYFKVGSGVEFEEVWLDRIIAMNPDIIVIDGSRGISRLDDDPHIWNSPINARKMVENFYTGLIMVDPDHSDEYMSNRDEYLQRLDDLDEYIHEKLDGYTNRVFMVYHPSFGYFAEEYNLTQISVERDGKEPTPKVLQECIDEAKRYNLSYIYVEPQFTTQGARTIADEIGGEILFIDPLPTEYITNMQTIADQIALELE, from the coding sequence ATGATTGTAATTCTCCTCATCTCTTCTCTTTCGGGATGTGTGAACGAAGATGGAATGAAAAATGAAAAGATTGGCGTGCTTGTTACCATTCCTCCCCAGGCTGAGTTTGTAAAGAGTGTGGGTGGAGAACGGGTGGATGTGATGGTGATGATCCCGCCTGGTGCGAGTCCGCACGCATATACACCAACACCGAGCCAGCTAAAAGCGGTGAGTGAGGCAGAGATATACTTCAAGGTGGGAAGTGGCGTGGAGTTTGAAGAGGTGTGGCTTGATAGGATCATCGCCATGAACCCCGATATAATCGTAATCGATGGTTCGAGAGGTATCTCGAGACTGGACGATGATCCACATATCTGGAATTCACCGATCAACGCCAGAAAAATGGTGGAGAACTTCTACACAGGGCTTATCATGGTTGATCCAGACCATTCAGATGAGTACATGTCAAACAGGGATGAATATCTCCAGAGACTTGACGATCTCGACGAATACATCCATGAGAAACTTGACGGTTACACAAATCGAGTTTTCATGGTATACCACCCATCATTTGGATATTTTGCAGAGGAGTACAACCTGACACAGATCTCAGTTGAGCGTGACGGAAAAGAGCCAACACCAAAGGTTTTGCAGGAGTGCATCGATGAGGCAAAAAGATACAACCTTTCATACATATATGTTGAGCCCCAATTTACAACACAGGGTGCAAGAACGATCGCAGACGAAATTGGGGGAGAGATACTTTTTATAGATCCGCTTCCCACTGAATATATCACAAATATGCAGACGATAGCAGATCAAATTGCACTGGAGCTGGAATGA
- a CDS encoding Ribosomal protein S3Ae: MDKWKTKIWFNIVAPEMFGRAAAGETPANSQKQLIGRRIEMTLGDLMGDPSKHHMKMIFEVNGVSGDTATTKFIAHTITKDYMRSLVKRKTSKVDANAVVETKDGYRLRVKASAYTLKRARRRQIKAIRAIMHEEVVHRAKSLTLNEFIREAVLGKLASDIYRKGKQVYPLRRVEIYKTQVLAEPPKSEVEEEETVVEVEKPAVVETEIPVESVDVETSAT; the protein is encoded by the coding sequence GTGGACAAGTGGAAGACAAAGATATGGTTCAACATCGTTGCACCCGAGATGTTCGGACGAGCTGCGGCTGGGGAGACGCCTGCAAACTCCCAGAAGCAGTTGATAGGACGAAGGATCGAAATGACGCTTGGAGATCTTATGGGAGATCCATCCAAGCACCACATGAAGATGATCTTTGAGGTGAACGGAGTGAGCGGCGATACGGCAACCACAAAATTTATCGCACACACCATAACAAAGGACTATATGCGGAGTCTGGTCAAACGAAAAACCTCGAAAGTGGATGCAAACGCAGTCGTGGAGACAAAGGATGGTTACAGGTTACGTGTGAAAGCATCGGCATACACACTCAAACGGGCAAGAAGGCGGCAGATAAAGGCAATACGGGCGATAATGCATGAGGAAGTTGTGCATCGTGCAAAGTCACTCACACTCAATGAATTCATTCGTGAGGCTGTGCTTGGCAAACTGGCTTCTGATATTTACAGGAAAGGAAAGCAGGTTTATCCGCTAAGGAGGGTTGAGATCTACAAGACACAGGTGCTTGCAGAGCCACCAAAAAGTGAGGTAGAGGAGGAAGAGACGGTCGTTGAGGTCGAAAAACCAGCTGTCGTAGAAACCGAAATACCTGTTGAGAGTGTTGATGTAGAGACCTCTGCCACATAA